ATCTTGTAAATGTTATGTCTACTTATATCAGTTTGTATACGAATGAAAGGGATGCATGGTATTTGGACAAACGATCAACACCAATCTGCAGGTGTTGATGAAACTGGGACTTTCTTGCCAAAAGGCACTTGTTGATCAGCTGTTAAAAAACAGATCAACAAGtacatacttataacttatCTGGCTTGcagataatattaagttacttgCAGATGTGTTaaccatagtttttttttttgtgaatagAGATAAAAGAGATTAAATAACATGACTTACTTAAGTAACATTTATTCATCTTTTCTATATTTATGAGCATTTTTGTGATAACTTCTTTCTTTTTCTCTCTCATGTCTTTCATTATACTTTTATTTCCTTCTGTCGCTTGAACTATGTCTGCTTTCTGTGTAACCCTCATAATATTCATCACACTCCCTCTTTCGTTTATCAGGTTTGtcttttttatacattttgtcaTCTCTATGGTCTGTATAATTATCTTTTGAACTTTCCTGTCTACTTCTTCCTCTTTCCCTATAAGTGTATTTTGTGTGTCTGGAATAATTTCTACTAGTATCGTCAGTGTTTGCATCTTCTTTACTATATTCTGTTTTACTGCTATGTCTCGATGATTGGCcttgttttttatgtttatcGTAATATCTTCTACTCTCAATATCCTCATTATTTTTATCTCTGTtatgtttatcataatattttctactttCGGTATCCTCCATATTTCCATCTCTGTTATGTTTATCATAATATCTTCTACTCTCGGTATCCTCCTTATTTCCATCTCTGTTATGTTTATCATAATATCTTCTACTCACATtctcctttttatttttatctctgttatatttatcataatatccaGCACTGTCAGTATCTTTGTAATGATTGTCGTAATTTCTTTTACTCTCAGTATTGTCATTGTGTTTATCTTTGTGATGTTCATCGTAATCTCTTTTACTTTCAGAATCCTCATTATgcttaaatttattatatttatcatatCTTGCCCTGTATTTATCTTCTGCATATCTGTCTTGACGTTTTGTTCGTTCGTTATGCTTCTCTGAATAAGATCCACTGCTACTAGCACTTTTTATATCTTTCTTTGTGTTAGGATATTCTACTCCCTCATATTGTGAGCTCTCATCCATTTCCTTTTTTATAACACCCCcgtttttattatgtttatggcTTTCGTCTGCTTCAGAGTTGCCATTCATTTCACTAAGTAACTccatctaaaaaaataaaattaataacaattataacaTAATCGGGTGAAAAGCATTACAAAGCACTTATCATATTctttaatttgaaatttaaaaaattggttGCTGGTGTCTACAGATCGTGAATTACTATAATAAgggcgcgatcagacgtgcgcgtgttctgcgcgggTAGTACTATAgtgtatgggaaaacacgcgcgcagcACGCGCTGAACCCGCGCAGAGCCCGCCGCGTgctgcgcgcgtgttttcccatacgctatagtacaacccgcgcagaacacgcgcacaTCTGATCGCTCCCTTATATTTACTGTTCAATTGGGAGGAAATGTTTACCATTTATCAGTTATGAGAGGTAAATTGAGacaaaaatatgccaaaatgacTTAAATTTACAATTCAGATTATTGAAGTCAGTGTTTTTGGCCAATTTTCATTTGTTTACTTATGAACTATAAGAGAAGTTCATTCAAAGGCTGATAGCAGTCCAAATAATTTTGGTCgggttttgtcaaacccagccgatagatgACGACTAACGTTGACGTTGACACAGCAAAACCAAATAACATAGATCCgcaatctgcctaggaatcaattttttttatggtagtTGGTACATTAAGTTCTTTGCGCAAATGACTATAGCAAATACTCAAATAGTAATTTTGTTACCTGGGTAGAGATGACGTCACGCAGCACGAGCGAATAGTTGCGCGTCTTTGGCGGCGCGCGGTACTTGGCTCGGCGGCGGCGCCGGTCGCGTTGTTCCGCCAGCCGCTCCAGCCAAGACTTATCGCTGTCCGTAGCCCCGGACATgccactaaaataataatagcgtTAGAACATGctataaaataactaataaaacaGTTTTCAGATTTATTCGaaatttactaaataaaattctcaCACAGACATTTGCTGCATCAAAAAGACATTGATAAAACACAAAATTACTATGTATATCAATGCAGGTTTATTAAGTAAGTAGCAATGGTTAGTAAACATCATGAGCTGGGAAGCACTTCATATTGATACACAAAAGTACACAATGAcacattttataattaagtacttcCCAAATAAAAATTGGATAAACTATATTTCAATAATCTCGAAGAGCTTTACAAAACAAAACCACTATTACCTTAGTAAGACAAATTCATCATCTTGTTCCCGTATGGTGCGCACAGAGCTGACTACTGCATCATGTATGGCTCTTCTCTCGTCCGAAGTGTATGTTGCCTGGAGACGCTCAGCAGTAAGAGGCAGTACAGCTTCTCTATTACACCCTTACATTAAGGAAATAAATGTTATACTCTTGTTGTAAATACTAACTAGTATATGCTTTGGCTAATTTAAAGAGTAATTTTTGTAGGCTTATATTAGTAACATCCATCATTATTGTACACAAAATTTTAGATTAaagattaacccatcaagccccataaactcaccggtgagcgagacacaatagaataacaataaatttccaAGTATTTGCGATTGAaggattaaatataaaatttagatGTATGCAGCAGATATCTATTTAATTACTCAGGCTACtattttaacacaataatatctatttgacttattacattttagtatggatttataaatttaaaaaaaaaacaatacataaaggtaaaaatttgtaagaaaaatttgcttgttctTTTATTATAAAAGGATACAAAAGTATTTATATCTCGATTCCAAAAAACAATTTGTActgaaaatatgaaaatttacaatattatattcaggATTGGTTAcatgaattttaaaaataaaggatGAGTTTATTATACTGTACACCTGATCATTTAGATGTTTTAAAAACTGGACCAGTTTTTAAAACATCAAAATCAATaaacatacaaattataaaagtatattgttatatttaccTCTCTTGAACATTGGTTCTTTCGAAGCAGCATTATCTACTATTTCTTTAATATCATTTGAATCTAGAAATAAATatgaaacattttaaaattatgatgaaaatcttgtagtaaattttttgtCAATACTTCACTTCACTTTTTTCTTAGTACTTTGCAGCAAACAAAGTAGAACATTATATACTTAAAGAGATTTTAGTAGATAGGTAGGTGGAAAATCTAACACAAGTATCAAAATATACAGTGtgcaaaattaatacttactgaATTTCACAACTGTCGGGCTTTTAATATCAAGTAGCTCTGGCAGCAAAACATCATCAGGACCATAATCGTTTTGTTTCAGAAAACACATCTCTTCATGTTCTCTCAATTTACTGAGTGAAACTTTATGGTCTTCGTTATATTTACACTTCGTAAGAGGAATCTGCTCCTAAATTAGAAATATGTATGTTTGGTTGTGCATGTTGTTGTTATTttaaaggcaaaaaaaaaaacagacgttataatattCTCTTTGTTAAACAGAAACTATATTTAAAATCCCTAACCTTAGAAAACGAACTCCTGTcccattgtaaattttgtaaaatCATAGTTATGTCTTTATCTACCCCTTTTAAGAAGTTTTGCAAATTTGAAACTTGTTCTTGTCTAGACATTCTTAACAAACAAAatgcaaaaaatgttaaaaaaaaaaaaaattgagcacTGCAGTGAGGATAAGTTTTGGTTTAAATTCTTTTGACACTGACAGTTGACGGGACCGTCGACCGAGGATAGaccatagacatttttttttaattcgtcccggtcgggacaggcaaaaggagcgttgcccatacagccatagCATTTGAAGCAATTTATTCTTCGGTTTTTAATCAAAATCCTCAGTCATTgcattgcaaattgcaatttgcaagcaATCAAGATGTGACTGAGGATTTTCAgagttcagcggggctaaactggtcacatttagcaattcctctcaatcaattcagcaaatgaattgtcaaaactgtcaaactgacaaatgtcaaaacagtacaaaaatacagaaatgaattgcaagcagagttcagggcttcataacgttatcgaataccctaaaaaatatcgttacgtaccggtattttcataatggtagccagataacggtattttttttatcgataggtatcgataaaaaaaagaacataaccaaaaaccaaaaaataccggtaaatataacgatattttctggtatcaggtatgcggtatgcgtcgtgcaccaaatctcactcgcagccaagttccgacttccgagcaccagtttttatatacgtgggagagccatgcttcggcacgaatgggccggctcaaccggagaaataccacgttctcgcttgcgctgtgtttcgccgagtgagtgagtttaccggaggcataatcccctcccctattcccttcccttctcttccctacccttctcttccctaccctcccctattaccctattccctcttaagaggccggcaacgcacctgcagctcttctgatgctgcgagtgtccatgggcgacggaagttgctttctatcaggtgacccatttgctcgttcgcccccttattttcataaaaaaaaactttgacttaacaagtcaagatggtgctgcaatttctttagtcaatgaatgcagaaaatgatgcaaggtacctatgtccatatttatttacttgttttaattaaggcgaatgcgggggattggcaaaatatggataattatttgtaatgtcttagtatttattactagaattctaagtttaatacatatatattttgtagactgtagttaaaaatatcaacacatttaaaaaaggaagcacaaaattatatgatagcatttacaaaatatgtaggtattataacacggagaatattttaaggagcgtAGCCCGTCGGGTCAGAGGCGCTTTGCACACGACGGAGCGGGGCGGACCGGTCAATTTcaccgcgaacgatagcacaaagggaattcTACAATATATATTACTAACGCACACCAAGGGCAGAAAGACTGCTCCGCAGGTCCCCGGCGGGCTCTGGCGGCGCGGCATGTCCGTGGCTGCCCGCCgcggatcacacaaaccagtttacatgcagtaacgcagacggcgcgaCGGCGCGAGGCGGCAgctagctctattctctctatctccactagtcgtgtgctttgtgtaccacCTCGCCCCATCGTCTGCAAAACAACAGAGTCCATCCGGCAGCCAGTGCACGGTGCACGTgctgacaatacaataatttactatacaaaccataaattagtaatatttgaacaaagatactgagcactaaactactgagtactgaccatgtcattctcattagacgtcatttttcctataatatgtacctactggtcaccagacacgtctagtttaattttgtgcatactgcatactgaattgactgattaaattaggtacttattttacaaaaggtaacgttatcaaagaacatatatttaccgttataaatcctatttaccgttataacatttagcggtattaattccaatttttaccgttatttctagtatcaggtaaattttcataccgttatctatgcccttgcagcaataacgttatgaaaaaataccggtatttgaagccctgGCAGAGTTGcaatttgcgattttagaaaaatgaatcataatattatgattcatatcatgattcttcaaagcgaccattttagccccgcagagagtggaactttaaataaaaaaaaaaacataccagCTGTCAGAATCGTCAGATGAAGTAAATGTCATTTTTGCTCATTTGTGTCATTGTGTCAAATTTTCACGTCTATATTTCGAAAGGACGTGTGCTTTTTTAACTAAATATCCTGAATGTTTTGTGAAAATGGCAGATTCAgaggtaattttatatttattatcaaataatCTACTTGTAATCATTTCATTACTTCACCATACATATGCGGTTTCCAGGTTTTAAAGAAATTAAAGGATATACCATTTAGGATCCAGACCGCAAGTTTAAAAGAAAGACGTAAAGTAatagaagaaatagaggaagtGTTATCTACACCGGGTAAGTAGgataagttattatatttttaatttgcctATAGAATCATACTATTTGCAGTACAATAAAACCGCTGGCGTAAGTTAGGTTATTTGTCAAGTGCTCCTAGTATGCCTAGGGTGTCTAGCTGTATTGATCGTATCTCTGTATTTATACCTCGTTATGACaagaaacatttatttatatagttTGTGTTAAGGTTGCTGATTGGTCATGTAGGCTTTATGTAAATTAAGATTAAAAAAGTACCAACTTTATTTTAACCAATAATGAACAAAATCTACACTATGTAAAACCCAAATCTTAGttatttaattcatcaagccctatatggtcaccggtgaccgagacacaatagaaattctattatgTCTCATTTTTCCACAATCAACGGGTTAAACAGCTTAGTGGTACTAAATAGTGGATTTTTTTTACAGGTATCACCGAGCCTGCAGTCCGTTTTGTGTCCAGAGTAGTGTTGCTAACACTTCAGCGATATAGAGATTCCACATCCCAGTCATATGTTAAAAAACTATTAGTGTATCTTAGTGTTAACCACAAAGACTGGGCTCTAAAGTCAATCTTACCACTTCTACTAGAAATATCAGAACAGCTAAAGAATACAGCTACTTCGTAAGTTTGattattttcattcttttgttattataaagttaaaaacTTTGGTGTAAACTTCTTCAAACATTTAATATAAGGTACcacttttattttacaaaaatcttGGATATGTCTTAATCCATTAATTACCAGAAAACATCAAACAATATATATACTACACTCATTAATTTTTGCAGGAAAAACATCTGTCAGAGTGGTTTATACACTCTGCGCTGGACAACTGTACTAGTCAATGGACCACTAAAGACACCTGATGATGGCGTCGACTACAACACCCTTGTGCTCACACAAGCCAACCTTGTGGCAGTGGTCGCTGCATACGGGGACAAGAGAAAGAATGACAAAGCAAATTCAATAGTAAGTTCTCTAAAAATGATAAAATGTCAAAGAGTATTGACAACACAGTAAATATTTTGCATGGGTTTGAAGACTCATTGTTTTTTAAAGTATCATACATAGCTAGAATACTACTCTCTTTTGGGATTTGCATATTTTTGATGTTTCACTgcaatcgtttttttttttaatctgaccTTACGAAATTAAAATTGACCTTTAGGTAAAGGCATCATCAAATTTATTCCCTTCTTTTGTATATGCCAGACTTACCCATGGTATAGTCTCCCCGGCCATCTCTTTTAATTGATATTATGTCCTTTAAACTTGGCTACCTTC
This DNA window, taken from Aricia agestis chromosome 11, ilAriAges1.1, whole genome shotgun sequence, encodes the following:
- the LOC121731943 gene encoding uncharacterized protein DDB_G0283697-like isoform X1; translated protein: MSRQEQVSNLQNFLKGVDKDITMILQNLQWDRSSFSKEQIPLTKCKYNEDHKVSLSKLREHEEMCFLKQNDYGPDDVLLPELLDIKSPTVVKFNSNDIKEIVDNAASKEPMFKRGCNREAVLPLTAERLQATYTSDERRAIHDAVVSSVRTIREQDDEFVLLSGMSGATDSDKSWLERLAEQRDRRRRRAKYRAPPKTRNYSLVLRDVISTQMELLSEMNGNSEADESHKHNKNGGVIKKEMDESSQYEGVEYPNTKKDIKSASSSGSYSEKHNERTKRQDRYAEDKYRARYDKYNKFKHNEDSESKRDYDEHHKDKHNDNTESKRNYDNHYKDTDSAGYYDKYNRDKNKKENVSRRYYDKHNRDGNKEDTESRRYYDKHNRDGNMEDTESRKYYDKHNRDKNNEDIESRRYYDKHKKQGQSSRHSSKTEYSKEDANTDDTSRNYSRHTKYTYRERGRSRQESSKDNYTDHRDDKMYKKDKPDKRKRECDEYYEGYTESRHSSSDRRK
- the LOC121731943 gene encoding uncharacterized protein DDB_G0283697-like isoform X2, whose translation is MSRQEQVSNLQNFLKGVDKDITMILQNLQWDRSSFSKEQIPLTKCKYNEDHKVSLSKLREHEEMCFLKQNDYGPDDVLLPELLDIKSPTVVKFNSNDIKEIVDNAASKEPMFKRGCNREAVLPLTAERLQATYTSDERRAIHDAVVSSVRTIREQDDEFVLLSGMSGATDSDKSWLERLAEQRDRRRRRAKYRAPPKTRNYSLVLRDVISTQMELLSEMNGNSEADESHKHNKNGGVIKKEMDESSQYEGVEYPNTKKDIKSASSSGSYSEKHNERTKRQDRYAEDKYRARYDKYNKFKHNEDSESKRDYDEHHKDKHNDNTESKRNYDNHYKDTDSAGYYDKYNRDKNNEDIESRRYYDKHKKQGQSSRHSSKTEYSKEDANTDDTSRNYSRHTKYTYRERGRSRQESSKDNYTDHRDDKMYKKDKPDKRKRECDEYYEGYTESRHSSSDRRK